A stretch of Sulfurimonas autotrophica DSM 16294 DNA encodes these proteins:
- a CDS encoding ribonucleotide-diphosphate reductase subunit beta translates to MNRKQIYNPDSTENVNDRKVFGGNPTGIFELNNIKYQWAYNLWEMMLNNTWFPKEVDMTRDVNDYKQLTDAEKTAYDKALSQLIFMDSLQTNNLIDNVNPYVTAPEINLILVRQSFEEALHSQSYAVMVDSISTNSEEIYDLWRRDMMLKHKNDTIAAVYQELAKNPTDSNFVKACFANQILEGIYFYSGFTYIYTLARSGKMLGSAQMIRFIQRDEVTHLVLFQNLINTLRKERPDLFTDELRADVIEMFKEAVKLETEWGKYITQGQILGLTDEIVEQYIQYLADDRLNSVGFDKLYNVSNPIKWVDDFAKFNDQKTNFFEGTVTNYSKGSLSFDDDF, encoded by the coding sequence ATGAATAGAAAACAGATATACAATCCTGACTCAACTGAAAATGTTAATGATAGAAAAGTATTTGGTGGAAACCCAACGGGTATTTTTGAACTGAATAATATAAAATATCAGTGGGCATATAATCTGTGGGAAATGATGCTAAACAACACATGGTTTCCCAAAGAAGTAGATATGACACGGGATGTCAATGATTACAAACAGCTTACAGATGCTGAAAAAACAGCCTATGATAAAGCACTTTCACAGCTTATTTTTATGGATTCACTTCAAACTAACAACCTGATTGACAATGTTAATCCCTATGTAACTGCACCTGAAATTAATCTTATTTTAGTTCGTCAGTCTTTTGAAGAGGCGCTGCATTCACAAAGTTATGCCGTTATGGTTGACAGTATTTCTACAAACTCAGAAGAGATATATGATTTGTGGCGTAGAGATATGATGCTAAAACACAAAAATGATACGATTGCCGCAGTGTATCAGGAGCTTGCAAAAAATCCGACTGACAGTAACTTTGTAAAAGCATGTTTTGCAAATCAGATACTTGAAGGTATCTACTTTTACAGCGGATTTACTTATATATATACACTTGCACGCTCTGGAAAAATGCTCGGTTCTGCACAGATGATTCGTTTTATACAACGTGATGAAGTAACACATCTGGTGCTTTTTCAAAATCTTATCAATACACTCAGAAAAGAGCGACCTGACCTCTTTACTGATGAACTTAGAGCAGATGTAATTGAGATGTTTAAAGAAGCGGTAAAACTTGAAACAGAGTGGGGCAAATATATCACTCAAGGGCAGATTCTTGGTCTTACGGATGAAATAGTTGAACAGTATATTCAGTATCTTGCTGATGACAGATTGAACTCTGTCGGTTTTGATAAACTCTACAATGTCTCAAATCCTATAAAATGGGTTGATGATTTTGCAAAATTTAATGACCAAAAAACAAATTTCTTTGAAGGAACAGTAACAAACTATTCAAAAGGCAGTCTCTCTTTTGATGATGACTTCTAA